Proteins encoded in a region of the Variovorax sp. PAMC 28711 genome:
- a CDS encoding DUF2169 domain-containing protein, whose product MKLTNNTPFPSVLEMGSTTDNEQLGTVACKVSYQWADDGEIFPVPDAALWPVARAPELYGDVLLLPDADHRREGVDVLVFGDAVAPRGQAVQQMRVGVASGGFVRQFDVLGDRRWARAHAEAPWQLSAPTAFERMPLGCERAFGGSAAFGDGDHPFSMNPRGRGYALDPAELGNVALPNVERIDQRMARWSDQPVPACFHKPPGGLLLPASGPESWNEAASGDDPMRLSQVLLKHSFQQAPPDFVCPRGALGPRLTLKGFDTGGLQHIALPPEIGSARQGAVVYVEVGSLRSAFPLRISAILVLVAQRMLVVTFAASFRYLMRAEEARRALLQWHGDHAFALEPNP is encoded by the coding sequence ATGAAGCTCACCAACAACACGCCTTTTCCGTCGGTGCTGGAAATGGGTTCGACCACCGACAACGAACAGCTGGGCACGGTGGCCTGCAAGGTCAGCTACCAGTGGGCCGACGACGGCGAGATCTTTCCCGTGCCCGACGCGGCCCTGTGGCCGGTGGCCAGGGCGCCCGAGCTGTATGGCGACGTGCTTTTGTTGCCCGATGCCGACCACCGTCGTGAAGGGGTCGATGTGCTGGTGTTCGGCGACGCCGTGGCGCCGCGCGGCCAGGCCGTGCAGCAGATGCGTGTCGGCGTCGCGAGCGGCGGGTTCGTGCGGCAATTCGATGTGCTCGGCGATCGACGCTGGGCACGCGCCCACGCCGAGGCGCCGTGGCAACTCTCGGCACCGACTGCCTTCGAGCGCATGCCGCTCGGCTGCGAGCGCGCATTCGGTGGCAGCGCCGCGTTCGGCGACGGTGACCATCCTTTCAGCATGAACCCGCGCGGCCGGGGCTATGCCCTCGATCCCGCGGAACTGGGCAACGTGGCCCTGCCGAACGTCGAGCGCATCGACCAGCGCATGGCCCGCTGGAGCGACCAGCCGGTGCCGGCCTGTTTCCACAAGCCGCCGGGTGGCCTGTTGCTGCCGGCGAGCGGCCCGGAATCGTGGAACGAAGCGGCCAGCGGCGACGACCCGATGCGCCTGTCGCAGGTGCTGCTCAAGCATTCGTTCCAGCAGGCACCGCCGGACTTCGTCTGCCCGCGCGGCGCGTTGGGACCGCGGCTGACGCTCAAGGGCTTCGATACCGGCGGCCTGCAGCACATCGCGCTGCCACCGGAGATCGGCTCCGCGCGTCAAGGCGCCGTGGTGTATGTGGAAGTCGGCAGCTTGCGCTCGGCGTTTCCGTTGCGAATCAGCGCGATCCTGGTGCTGGTCGCGCAGCGGATGCTGGTGGTCACCTTCGCCGCCAGTTTTCGCTACCTGATGCGCGCGGAAGAGGCCCGTCGCGCGCTGCTGCAGTGGCACGGCGACCACGCGTTCGCGCTGGAGCCGAACCCATGA
- the tssH gene encoding type VI secretion system ATPase TssH gives MSEISRTALFGKLNALAYQAIEGATVFCKMRGNPYVELEHWFAQLLQAQDSDLHRVIQHYGLDISAVAKDLTAALDRLPRGATAISDFSPHIENAIERAWTYATLQFGEAQVRTGYLLVGMLKTQSLRNPLFTLSKQFEKVKVEDLADNFARICDASPEAQMRAQDGTGMAAGGGGGVPGEASGAMAPAAMGKGDALKKFAIDLTEKAKKGEMDPVTGRDEEIRQIVDILMRRRQNNPLLTGEAGVGKTAVVEGFAQRLARGDVPPQLKDVKLLALDIGLLQAGASMKGEFEQRLRQVIDEVQSSPTPIILFIDEIHTLVGAGGAAGTGDAANLLKPALARGNLRTIGATTWAEYKKYIEKDPALTRRFQVVQVPEPDEAKAILMLRGVASVLEKHHRVQLLDEAIEAAVKLSHRYIPARQLPDKAVSLLDTACARVAVSQHATPPEVEDCMRRIESLTVEKEIIGREEAIGIDVTKRAALMAGSLAEANVQLVALNERWKEEKGLIDRLLELRGKLREGNKPVDAASEPVRTEPVDVPAEASTGSARTGGEDRATLLAELHELQTKIHAVQGESPLILPSVDEQAVASVVADWTGIPVGRMVKNEVQAVLELADTLNKRVIGQKHGLEMIARRIQTSRARLDNPQKPIGVFMLCGTSGVGKTETALALAEALYGGEQNIITINMSEFQEAHTVSTLKGAPPGYVGYGEGGILTEAVRRRPYSVVLLDEVEKAHPDVHEIFFQVFDKGWMEDGEGRMIDFKNTIILLTTNAGSELVMSMCRDPELLPEPNALADALKAPLMKVFPPALLGRIVTIPYYPLSPDMMKKIVRLQLGRIKKRVEANHGIPFEYSDAVVDQVVARCQDPESGGRVIDAILTNTVLPTISVEYLQRLASGGEIKKVALDVKDADFTYAFD, from the coding sequence ATGAGTGAAATCAGCCGCACCGCGCTTTTCGGCAAGCTCAATGCGCTGGCCTACCAGGCGATCGAGGGCGCCACGGTGTTCTGCAAGATGCGCGGCAATCCGTACGTCGAACTCGAACACTGGTTTGCGCAACTGCTGCAGGCGCAGGACTCCGACCTGCACCGCGTGATCCAGCACTACGGGCTCGACATCTCGGCCGTGGCCAAGGACCTGACGGCCGCGCTCGACCGCCTGCCGCGCGGCGCCACCGCCATCAGCGACTTCTCCCCGCACATCGAGAACGCGATCGAGCGCGCCTGGACCTACGCCACGCTGCAGTTCGGCGAGGCGCAGGTGCGCACCGGGTATCTCCTGGTGGGCATGCTCAAGACGCAGAGCCTGCGCAACCCGTTGTTCACTCTCTCGAAGCAGTTCGAGAAAGTGAAGGTCGAAGACCTGGCCGACAACTTCGCCAGGATCTGCGACGCCTCGCCCGAAGCGCAGATGCGGGCGCAGGATGGGACCGGGATGGCGGCCGGAGGCGGTGGGGGCGTGCCAGGCGAAGCGTCTGGCGCGATGGCGCCCGCCGCGATGGGCAAAGGCGATGCCCTCAAGAAATTTGCGATCGACCTCACGGAGAAAGCGAAGAAGGGAGAGATGGACCCGGTGACCGGGCGCGACGAAGAGATCCGCCAGATCGTCGACATCCTGATGCGCCGCCGCCAGAACAACCCGTTGCTCACGGGCGAAGCCGGCGTCGGCAAGACGGCGGTGGTCGAAGGCTTCGCGCAGCGCCTCGCGCGCGGTGACGTGCCGCCGCAACTCAAGGACGTGAAGCTGCTCGCGCTCGACATCGGCCTTTTGCAGGCCGGCGCCAGCATGAAGGGCGAGTTCGAGCAGCGCCTGCGCCAGGTGATCGACGAGGTGCAGAGCTCGCCGACGCCGATCATCCTGTTCATCGATGAGATCCACACGCTCGTGGGCGCGGGCGGCGCGGCCGGCACCGGCGATGCGGCCAATCTGCTGAAGCCCGCACTCGCGCGCGGCAACCTGCGCACCATCGGCGCGACCACCTGGGCCGAATACAAGAAGTACATCGAGAAAGACCCGGCGCTCACGCGGCGCTTCCAGGTCGTGCAGGTTCCCGAGCCCGACGAGGCCAAGGCCATCCTCATGCTGCGCGGCGTGGCGAGCGTGCTGGAAAAGCACCACCGCGTGCAGCTGCTCGATGAAGCCATCGAGGCGGCCGTCAAGCTGAGTCATCGCTACATCCCGGCGCGCCAGTTGCCCGACAAGGCGGTGAGTCTGCTCGACACGGCCTGCGCGCGCGTGGCGGTGAGCCAGCATGCGACGCCGCCCGAAGTGGAAGACTGCATGCGCCGCATCGAATCGCTGACGGTCGAGAAGGAAATCATCGGCCGCGAGGAGGCCATCGGCATCGACGTGACGAAGCGCGCGGCATTGATGGCCGGCTCGCTGGCCGAGGCGAACGTGCAGCTCGTGGCGCTGAACGAACGCTGGAAAGAGGAGAAGGGACTGATCGATCGGTTGCTGGAACTGCGCGGCAAGCTGCGCGAGGGCAACAAGCCGGTGGATGCCGCCAGTGAACCCGTTCGCACTGAGCCTGTCGACGTGCCGGCCGAGGCTTCGACAGGCTCAGCCCGAACGGGCGGAGAGGACCGCGCCACGCTGTTGGCCGAACTGCACGAGCTTCAGACCAAGATCCATGCAGTGCAGGGCGAGTCGCCGCTGATTCTGCCGTCGGTCGACGAGCAGGCCGTCGCCTCGGTCGTCGCCGACTGGACCGGCATTCCCGTCGGCCGCATGGTCAAGAACGAAGTGCAGGCGGTGCTGGAACTGGCCGACACGCTCAACAAGCGCGTCATCGGCCAGAAGCACGGGCTGGAGATGATCGCGCGGCGCATCCAGACCTCTCGGGCGCGGCTGGACAACCCGCAAAAACCCATCGGCGTCTTCATGCTCTGCGGCACCTCCGGCGTCGGCAAGACCGAGACCGCGCTGGCGCTGGCCGAGGCGCTCTATGGCGGCGAGCAGAACATCATCACCATCAACATGAGCGAATTCCAGGAGGCGCACACCGTCTCCACGCTCAAGGGCGCGCCGCCCGGCTACGTGGGCTACGGCGAGGGCGGCATCCTGACCGAGGCGGTGCGGCGCCGGCCCTACAGCGTGGTGCTGCTCGACGAGGTCGAGAAGGCGCACCCCGACGTGCACGAAATCTTCTTCCAGGTCTTCGACAAGGGCTGGATGGAAGACGGCGAGGGCCGCATGATCGACTTCAAGAACACGATCATCCTGCTCACCACCAACGCCGGCAGCGAGCTCGTGATGAGCATGTGCCGCGACCCCGAGCTGCTGCCCGAGCCGAACGCGCTGGCCGATGCGCTCAAGGCGCCGCTCATGAAGGTGTTCCCGCCCGCGCTGCTGGGCCGCATCGTCACCATCCCCTACTACCCGCTGTCGCCGGACATGATGAAAAAGATCGTTCGGCTGCAGCTGGGCCGCATCAAGAAGCGGGTCGAGGCCAACCACGGCATTCCGTTCGAGTACAGCGACGCGGTGGTCGACCAGGTGGTGGCGCGCTGCCAGGACCCGGAGTCGGGTGGCCGCGTGATCGACGCGATCCTCACCAACACGGTGCTCCCGACCATCTCGGTGGAATACCTGCAGCGGCTGGCGTCCGGCGGCGAGATCAAGAAGGTGGCGCTCGACGTGAAAGACGCCGACTTCACCTACGCCTTCGATTGA
- a CDS encoding Hcp family type VI secretion system effector: MSSDYYVKMTDIKGEAKDTDHKDEIEIFSWSWNVSQASSANSGMGSGSGKANPGQFEFTHSFDKASTVLARKCAEGKPITEVVLSARKAGGGPKTYLTYTFKGVLITSVSPGGSQGGDVVEHVTATYKEMEVKYKPQKDDGELDSEVKFGWVPTENKFS; this comes from the coding sequence ATGAGTTCCGATTACTACGTCAAGATGACCGACATCAAGGGTGAGGCCAAGGACACCGACCACAAGGACGAGATCGAAATCTTCTCCTGGAGCTGGAACGTGAGCCAAGCCTCCAGCGCCAACTCCGGCATGGGCTCCGGTTCCGGCAAGGCCAACCCGGGTCAGTTCGAATTCACGCACTCCTTCGACAAGGCGTCGACCGTGTTGGCACGCAAGTGCGCCGAGGGCAAGCCGATCACCGAAGTCGTGCTGTCGGCGCGCAAGGCCGGCGGCGGTCCCAAGACCTACCTGACCTACACCTTCAAGGGCGTGTTGATCACCAGCGTGTCGCCCGGCGGCTCGCAAGGCGGCGATGTGGTGGAGCACGTCACGGCCACCTACAAGGAAATGGAAGTCAAGTACAAGCCGCAAAAGGACGACGGCGAGCTCGACTCCGAAGTCAAGTTCGGCTGGGTTCCAACCGAGAACAAGTTCAGCTGA
- a CDS encoding PP2C family protein-serine/threonine phosphatase — protein sequence MEIEIVTLSKQGGRSYNEDVHGHWHDGRYVACLVADGAGGHGGGDVAAATARSSVLGGFGAAPGIDAVSLRHLLEQANRDVVARQAEGGKLAAMRSTVVLAAIDLHDNRFAWAHSGDSRAYLFRAGALVARTVDHSLVQQMVAGGMLDEEGARAHPHRNMLLSALGAVDDLPEIAVSAPMPLVAGDVLLLCSDGVWEPLGDDCLLDTLQASRNPSQWVEHLDQAIKARAKPGHDNYTALAAWLHADDEATQLLPMPGEAPAS from the coding sequence GTGGAAATCGAAATCGTCACGCTGTCCAAACAGGGCGGCCGCAGCTACAACGAAGACGTGCACGGTCACTGGCACGACGGGCGCTACGTCGCCTGCCTCGTGGCCGATGGCGCCGGGGGTCACGGCGGCGGCGACGTGGCCGCGGCCACCGCACGCAGCAGCGTGCTCGGTGGCTTTGGTGCGGCGCCGGGCATCGACGCCGTGTCGCTTCGCCACCTGCTGGAGCAGGCCAACCGCGATGTGGTCGCGCGCCAGGCCGAGGGCGGCAAATTGGCGGCCATGCGCTCGACGGTCGTGCTGGCCGCGATCGACCTGCACGACAACCGGTTCGCCTGGGCGCACAGCGGTGACAGCCGCGCGTACCTCTTTCGCGCCGGCGCGCTCGTGGCGCGCACCGTCGATCACAGCCTGGTGCAGCAGATGGTGGCCGGCGGCATGCTGGACGAAGAGGGCGCCCGGGCGCATCCCCACCGCAACATGTTGCTGTCGGCGCTCGGCGCGGTGGACGATCTGCCTGAGATCGCCGTCTCGGCGCCGATGCCGCTGGTCGCCGGCGACGTGCTGCTGCTGTGCAGCGACGGCGTGTGGGAGCCGCTCGGCGACGACTGCCTCCTCGACACCCTGCAGGCCTCGCGCAATCCGAGTCAGTGGGTCGAGCACCTCGACCAGGCGATCAAGGCGCGTGCCAAGCCGGGGCACGACAACTACACCGCGCTGGCCGCGTGGCTGCATGCGGACGACGAGGCGACGCAGTTGCTGCCGATGCCGGGGGAAGCGCCGGCGTCCTGA
- the tagH gene encoding type VI secretion system-associated FHA domain protein TagH, translating to MIQIAVATRQGMPTEQPLSANFGPAGGTIGRADTNTLVLSDPDRTVSRVHAQILFRDGGFVVVDRGSNPMQCNGQPLGSGREAAIAPGDRLVIGSFELDVQDAASPSPGARAPQAGAASIAAATPSSDDPFADLLAGLGAPAASAPAPAQRGAVAPDPLLFPNPMETQARNARAPEVDPFADLLGPGPAAPAAAGLGALDDFSDLGVATGGGKSNGIDDLFGGVGGLGMGSDPLALSPLADPLLQPNTASNADPLAALQRATPATPGPRGDALPMGQFAYQPPRMVPEPAVEPLAFDDMTGLPLQAAVMPPVERPVPAPAPVLPPAAPTPATDDALLAAFLRGLGHPHPAPQVLTPGLMERIGVLLRGSTEGTLQLLLTRQEFKREVRAEVTMIASQANNPLKFSPTVDVALAHLLGPGVRGFMAPEAAMRDAYNDLRSHQFGVMVGMRAALAHVIARFAPEELEKKIAAKSALDSLFAANRKAKLWDQFMALYGGIASEAEDDFHSLFGKAFIEAYEEQMERLKSAGP from the coding sequence ATGATTCAAATCGCCGTGGCCACCCGGCAGGGCATGCCGACGGAGCAGCCCCTCTCCGCGAACTTCGGCCCGGCCGGCGGCACCATCGGCCGTGCCGACACGAACACGCTCGTGCTGTCCGACCCCGATCGCACGGTGTCGCGCGTGCATGCACAGATTCTTTTCAGGGATGGCGGCTTCGTCGTCGTCGACCGGGGCAGCAATCCGATGCAGTGCAACGGCCAGCCGCTGGGCTCGGGCCGGGAAGCCGCCATCGCGCCCGGCGACCGCCTCGTGATCGGCAGTTTCGAGCTCGATGTGCAGGACGCCGCTTCGCCGTCGCCCGGCGCACGGGCACCGCAGGCCGGCGCTGCATCGATCGCTGCTGCAACGCCGTCGAGCGACGACCCGTTCGCCGACCTGCTGGCCGGGCTCGGTGCGCCCGCTGCGTCGGCGCCAGCGCCTGCGCAGCGCGGCGCGGTCGCACCCGACCCGCTGCTCTTTCCGAACCCGATGGAGACACAGGCCCGCAATGCCCGCGCGCCGGAGGTCGACCCGTTCGCCGACCTGCTCGGGCCCGGGCCTGCGGCGCCGGCCGCCGCGGGGCTCGGCGCGCTCGATGATTTTTCAGACCTCGGCGTGGCGACGGGCGGCGGCAAGTCGAACGGCATCGACGACCTGTTCGGCGGCGTGGGCGGGCTCGGCATGGGCAGCGATCCGCTGGCGCTGTCGCCGCTGGCCGACCCCTTGCTGCAGCCCAACACCGCATCGAACGCCGATCCGCTGGCGGCGCTGCAACGCGCGACGCCCGCCACGCCGGGGCCGCGCGGCGATGCGCTGCCGATGGGGCAGTTCGCCTACCAGCCGCCGCGCATGGTTCCCGAACCCGCGGTCGAGCCTCTGGCATTCGATGACATGACCGGCTTGCCGCTGCAAGCCGCGGTGATGCCGCCGGTCGAGAGGCCGGTGCCCGCGCCCGCTCCGGTGCTGCCGCCCGCTGCGCCCACGCCGGCCACCGACGACGCGCTGCTCGCCGCCTTTCTGCGCGGCCTTGGGCATCCGCACCCGGCGCCGCAGGTGCTCACGCCCGGACTCATGGAGCGCATCGGCGTGCTGCTGCGCGGGTCGACCGAAGGCACGCTGCAGCTTTTGCTCACCCGTCAGGAATTCAAGCGCGAGGTGCGTGCCGAGGTCACGATGATCGCGTCGCAAGCCAACAACCCGCTCAAGTTCTCACCGACGGTGGACGTGGCGCTGGCGCACCTGCTGGGGCCCGGCGTGCGGGGGTTCATGGCGCCCGAGGCGGCGATGCGCGACGCCTACAACGACCTGCGCTCGCACCAGTTCGGCGTGATGGTCGGCATGCGCGCAGCGCTGGCGCACGTCATCGCGCGCTTTGCGCCGGAAGAGCTCGAGAAGAAGATCGCCGCGAAATCCGCCCTCGACAGCCTGTTCGCCGCCAACCGCAAGGCCAAGCTGTGGGACCAGTTCATGGCACTCTACGGCGGTATCGCGAGCGAAGCCGAAGACGACTTCCACAGTCTTTTCGGCAAGGCGTTCATCGAGGCCTACGAAGAGCAAATGGAGCGCCTGAAATCGGCCGGTCCCTGA
- a CDS encoding DUF2169 domain-containing protein: protein MSAALRPRSVISDPPPGVPPELAPAPSVQALVHGQQQGQWWWTLLRKVTYAITDSGTLQRAPQGPIHTAYARHDALPDWVGRDAGRSGSMQTTPEPRAFQTGTDVVVRAHAASGRPVRTLLAGLAVGRHLHKVRAFGERRSRRIGGRVEFSEPSLFQSVPLRSELAYGGFDPVALRAALAGIEARMDAVGWRRSRAFLQDTLPTTVPVAYARNPVGMGYVADALPEALHDVALPRFELERDLLTPERFAQGRPLDWLHRPVPAGLDFMDMRMFPRTAMFGLPPPGFEVGARQCPEVDWGQVPADFSRGNVLTADDADAALAVHPDAARCAPIGLRLPRLAGTEPVSLIALRADLPRWDFVLPGERPVFEVPGQGALPGALFQLFIDVDARRVELLWAASWPTGCELQPGQDQDVLRTVRTRVETLA, encoded by the coding sequence ATGAGCGCGGCCCTCCGTCCGCGCAGCGTGATCAGCGATCCGCCACCCGGCGTGCCGCCCGAACTGGCGCCGGCGCCTTCGGTGCAGGCGCTGGTCCACGGGCAGCAACAGGGCCAGTGGTGGTGGACCTTGTTGCGCAAGGTGACCTACGCCATCACCGACAGCGGCACGCTGCAACGCGCGCCACAGGGGCCGATCCACACCGCCTACGCAAGGCACGACGCGTTGCCCGACTGGGTGGGCCGGGATGCCGGGCGCAGTGGCAGCATGCAGACGACGCCGGAGCCGCGTGCGTTCCAGACCGGCACCGACGTGGTGGTCCGTGCGCACGCCGCGAGCGGGCGGCCGGTGCGCACCTTGCTGGCCGGGCTGGCGGTGGGGCGTCACCTCCACAAGGTGCGGGCGTTCGGCGAGCGGCGCAGCCGGCGGATCGGCGGTCGCGTGGAATTCTCGGAACCGTCTTTGTTCCAGTCCGTGCCGTTGCGCAGCGAACTGGCCTACGGCGGCTTCGACCCGGTGGCCCTGCGCGCCGCGCTGGCCGGCATCGAGGCGCGCATGGATGCGGTCGGCTGGCGGCGCAGCCGCGCCTTCCTGCAGGACACGCTGCCGACCACCGTGCCGGTGGCCTACGCGCGCAATCCGGTGGGCATGGGCTACGTGGCCGATGCGCTGCCCGAGGCGCTGCACGACGTGGCGCTGCCGCGCTTCGAACTGGAACGCGACCTGCTCACCCCCGAACGCTTTGCGCAGGGCCGCCCGCTCGACTGGCTGCACCGGCCGGTGCCGGCGGGGCTGGACTTCATGGACATGCGCATGTTCCCGCGCACGGCCATGTTCGGCCTGCCACCGCCGGGTTTCGAGGTCGGCGCGCGCCAGTGCCCCGAGGTCGACTGGGGCCAGGTGCCGGCGGATTTCAGCCGCGGCAATGTCCTGACCGCCGACGACGCCGACGCGGCCCTCGCAGTGCATCCCGATGCCGCACGTTGCGCGCCGATCGGCCTGCGTCTGCCGCGCCTGGCCGGCACCGAGCCGGTGAGCCTCATCGCCCTGCGCGCGGACCTGCCGCGCTGGGACTTCGTGCTGCCGGGCGAACGCCCGGTGTTCGAGGTGCCGGGCCAGGGTGCGTTGCCCGGCGCGCTGTTCCAGCTGTTCATCGATGTCGACGCGCGCCGGGTCGAACTGCTGTGGGCGGCGTCGTGGCCAACCGGGTGCGAACTGCAACCCGGCCAGGACCAGGACGTGTTGCGCACGGTGCGCACGCGGGTGGAGACACTGGCATGA
- a CDS encoding type VI secretion system Vgr family protein, with amino-acid sequence MADDLFHIRSDSPFAGDLMFWAVVGHEALSQPSAYELVVLSKNDQIGAKDILGRAFDVVIDFFDADGAKHERHCQGHAVRFMRAGKTGRYTEYRIVLRSWFWLLTKRVNSRIQQEKKVLDIMDAVFEDSPIRGVAKTEKRHVIGNHVQRSYNLQHMESDFHFLSRLLEEEGIYYWFDAHEAPGTMFLSDASDIAHEKLPVIDTLRQATPGAQEARHNEITRWVSARSLQSGKYMARDSNFKAIGQKLEAARDTHDDNELADFEVFEFPGLFFTNGDGENVVKARGEEQTARRRRHWAVTRWADVAAGRAFKLADAADGVSDGEYLIASCDFVVTHSGYEGLTDAESSFQRLGRVLLDLVLADPVHAGDADLVKDLIASEAGLSLPGRGMHTFLVTAMPVEMPFRPQRLTPRPTMPGPQSAIVVGPAGKETCMDDMGRVKVHFHWDRYDESNEKSSCWVRVSQPWAGKAWGGFFIPRIGQEVIVDFLNGDPDRPIIVGRMYNDDQPPPYTTATQSGFKTRSTPGGDTTTFNELRFEDQMGEEQIHMHAEKDLDVLVEKQETRKVGTDSYTKVGGEMQLCTGKKRTADIGADDVLKVIGNRSISVGGNHGETVNGTTKFTSMGDWHSAAPNIEVNGTVSYKLSSIAISAIATAAYKIDAATYALSAPGITVTATKIEQKASGAQQITGGAALNLNGKLVTVDASTKLTLQCGASTITLTPAGITMSAPKIDISAAGTTTILGAIVKTNA; translated from the coding sequence ATGGCGGACGATCTGTTCCACATCCGGAGCGATTCACCGTTCGCGGGCGACCTGATGTTCTGGGCGGTGGTGGGGCACGAGGCGCTCTCGCAACCGTCGGCCTACGAACTCGTGGTGCTGTCGAAAAACGACCAGATCGGCGCGAAGGACATCCTGGGCCGGGCGTTCGACGTGGTGATCGACTTCTTCGATGCCGACGGCGCGAAGCACGAGCGCCATTGCCAGGGGCATGCGGTGCGCTTCATGCGCGCCGGCAAGACCGGCCGCTACACCGAGTACCGCATCGTGCTGCGCTCGTGGTTCTGGCTTCTCACCAAGCGCGTGAACTCGCGCATCCAGCAGGAAAAGAAGGTGCTGGACATCATGGACGCCGTCTTCGAGGACAGCCCGATCCGGGGCGTCGCCAAGACCGAGAAGCGCCATGTGATCGGCAACCACGTGCAGCGCAGCTACAACCTGCAGCACATGGAGAGCGACTTCCATTTCCTCTCGCGGCTGTTGGAGGAAGAGGGGATCTACTACTGGTTCGACGCGCACGAGGCACCCGGCACGATGTTCCTGTCCGATGCGAGCGACATCGCGCACGAGAAGCTGCCGGTGATCGACACGCTGCGCCAGGCGACGCCGGGTGCCCAGGAAGCGCGCCACAACGAGATCACGCGCTGGGTCAGCGCGCGCAGCCTGCAGAGCGGCAAGTACATGGCGCGCGACAGCAACTTCAAGGCGATCGGCCAGAAGCTCGAAGCCGCGCGCGACACGCACGACGACAACGAGCTGGCGGATTTCGAGGTGTTCGAGTTCCCGGGCCTCTTCTTCACCAACGGCGACGGCGAGAACGTCGTCAAGGCGCGCGGCGAGGAACAGACGGCGCGCCGCCGCCGCCACTGGGCTGTCACGCGCTGGGCGGACGTCGCGGCCGGACGCGCCTTCAAGCTCGCCGACGCGGCCGATGGCGTGAGCGACGGCGAATACCTCATCGCCTCCTGCGACTTCGTCGTCACGCATTCCGGCTACGAAGGCCTGACCGACGCCGAAAGCAGCTTCCAAAGGCTGGGCCGCGTGCTGCTGGACCTCGTACTCGCCGATCCGGTCCATGCGGGCGACGCCGACCTCGTGAAAGACCTGATCGCGAGCGAAGCCGGCCTCAGCCTGCCGGGCCGCGGCATGCACACCTTTCTCGTGACCGCGATGCCGGTGGAGATGCCGTTTCGCCCGCAGCGGCTCACGCCGCGCCCGACCATGCCGGGCCCGCAGTCGGCCATCGTGGTCGGCCCGGCCGGCAAGGAGACCTGCATGGACGACATGGGCCGCGTGAAGGTGCACTTCCACTGGGACCGCTACGACGAGAGCAACGAGAAGTCCAGCTGCTGGGTGCGCGTGTCGCAGCCGTGGGCCGGCAAGGCCTGGGGGGGCTTCTTCATTCCGCGCATCGGCCAGGAGGTGATCGTCGACTTTTTGAACGGCGACCCGGACCGGCCGATCATCGTCGGGCGCATGTACAACGACGACCAGCCGCCGCCGTACACCACGGCGACGCAGAGCGGCTTCAAGACGCGGTCCACCCCCGGGGGCGACACCACCACCTTCAACGAGCTGCGCTTCGAGGACCAGATGGGCGAAGAGCAGATCCACATGCACGCCGAGAAGGACCTCGACGTGCTGGTCGAGAAGCAGGAGACGCGCAAGGTCGGCACCGACTCGTACACCAAGGTCGGCGGCGAGATGCAACTGTGCACCGGCAAGAAGCGCACGGCCGACATCGGCGCCGACGACGTGCTCAAGGTGATCGGGAACCGCAGCATCTCGGTCGGTGGCAACCATGGTGAAACGGTCAATGGCACCACGAAGTTCACCTCGATGGGCGACTGGCATTCGGCCGCGCCGAACATCGAGGTCAACGGGACGGTGTCATACAAGTTGTCGTCGATCGCCATCAGCGCCATCGCCACCGCGGCCTACAAGATCGATGCGGCGACGTATGCGCTGAGCGCGCCGGGCATCACCGTGACGGCCACCAAGATCGAACAGAAAGCCAGCGGTGCGCAGCAGATCACCGGCGGCGCGGCGTTGAACCTCAACGGCAAGCTGGTCACCGTGGATGCCAGCACCAAGCTCACGCTGCAGTGCGGCGCCAGCACGATCACGTTGACGCCGGCGGGCATCACCATGAGTGCCCCGAAAATCGATATCAGTGCGGCGGGCACCACCACCATTCTCGGCGCCATCGTCAAGACCAATGCCTGA